GCGCGTCTCCGGGAAGCCGAGCAGGTCGGCGCGGGCGACGGCGCCGCCACGCAGGGCCAGGTCGAGGACATCGGTGCGCACCTCGACCAGGCCGGGCGCGTCCGGCGTGGCGGTCGCCTGCGCGTTGACGCCGGGCAGCGCCGCGGCGGGCGGTGCGTCGGGCACCGCGCCGGGCACGGCCGGTGTTCCGGGGACGGCCGCGGGCGCGCCGGGGATCGTCGCTCCGGGCGCCACGGTCGCGCTCGTGGCCTCCGCGGCCGGCAACGGTTCGCGCTGCTCCTTGCCCCATTCCATCCACAGCAGGGTCGCCACCATCAGCCAGGCGAAGATCAGGAAGGTGCGGGTCTGGTTCATCGGGCAGGCAGGCTCATTCGCCGCTGGAGCGCGGCGCAGGGACGTGGACGGGGGAAGCGGCGGGCATTGTGACGCCCGGGTCGGGCGCGGGCAACGCGCCGGCACGGCGCAGGGCGTCGTGGAAGGCCATGCGCAGCGCGACGCGGGTGGCGCTCGCCGCGGCATGGCGCGCGACCACGACATAGGCCGCCGGCGGCAGCACGTCGCGCAGCGCGCGGAACTCCTCGCGCAGGGCGCGCTTGATGCGGTTGCGGCCGACCGCGCGGCGATCGACCTTGCGCGACACGGCAAGGCCCAGCCGCGCCGGCTGGCCGTCGCGGAGCAGGTGCAGGGCGAGCAGGGGCGTGCCGGTGCGGCGGCCCTCGCCGAAGATGCGGTCGAAATCCGCGCGCACGCGTACGCGCGCCTGGCGCGGCAAGCGGCGGTCCATCGGAACGTGGGACGCGGCGGGGCGGC
The sequence above is a segment of the Luteimonas sp. MC1750 genome. Coding sequences within it:
- the rnpA gene encoding ribonuclease P protein component; the encoded protein is MDRRLPRQARVRVRADFDRIFGEGRRTGTPLLALHLLRDGQPARLGLAVSRKVDRRAVGRNRIKRALREEFRALRDVLPPAAYVVVARHAAASATRVALRMAFHDALRRAGALPAPDPGVTMPAASPVHVPAPRSSGE